Proteins encoded within one genomic window of Flavobacterium sp. NG2:
- a CDS encoding HAMP domain-containing sensor histidine kinase: MNKLFFRLLVLLMSLSLIGIILVQVYWFNTSFKNNDEQFKFHVKQVIGNVADKLQKQEAYSFYDKYNHYKDSTGKIPQKDDLLEFYYVQKNPKTNETIVYSNSVISEDYNISSSFFDKKFNSERFKNFSSKRVTEVYNNSSIDKPNFQQELTPNVKIEKTGSLDILDNAQFEIFFKDIASVMPLEERITNEKLHKLIKKELEQYGVNTKFEFAIYNNGVESKIKSSGFCNKEEGYSIPIFTDNEGNEKYKLFVMFPNKKKFLLSELVSITVLSIIFTLIILIAYTSALNQLIRQRQISEIKTDFINNMTHEFKTPIATINLALDAIKNPKIIEDKEKVFKYLQMIRDENKRMHAQVENVLRISKLEKKELDIEKESTNIEEIIEDAIEHVSLILEDRKGTITSHFEASRSCVLVNEGHFTNVIVNILENAIKYSPEPPEIDIFTENIKDMILIKVQDKGLGMSKVAQKRVFEKFYREHTGDIHNVKGHGLGLAYVKRIVEDHNGQVYVESEKGKGSTFIIKIPLIN; the protein is encoded by the coding sequence ATGAATAAATTGTTTTTTAGATTATTGGTTTTATTGATGAGTTTGTCTTTAATAGGCATAATTCTTGTTCAGGTGTATTGGTTTAATACTTCGTTTAAGAATAATGACGAACAATTCAAATTTCATGTCAAGCAAGTAATCGGTAATGTGGCTGATAAATTGCAAAAGCAAGAAGCGTATAGTTTTTACGATAAATACAACCATTACAAGGATAGTACAGGTAAAATTCCGCAAAAAGATGATTTGTTAGAATTTTATTATGTACAAAAAAATCCAAAAACAAATGAAACTATTGTTTATTCAAACAGTGTCATTTCTGAAGATTATAATATTTCCTCATCGTTCTTTGATAAAAAATTTAATAGCGAAAGATTTAAAAATTTTAGCTCTAAGCGAGTAACAGAGGTTTATAACAATAGCAGTATTGATAAGCCGAACTTTCAGCAAGAATTAACACCAAATGTTAAAATTGAAAAAACAGGGAGTTTAGATATCCTTGATAACGCACAATTTGAAATCTTTTTTAAAGATATTGCTTCGGTTATGCCTTTGGAAGAGCGTATTACAAATGAAAAATTGCATAAATTAATTAAAAAAGAATTAGAGCAATACGGCGTTAATACTAAGTTTGAATTCGCAATTTATAATAATGGTGTTGAGTCAAAGATAAAATCAAGCGGCTTTTGTAATAAGGAAGAAGGATATTCTATTCCTATATTTACAGATAATGAAGGAAACGAAAAATACAAGCTGTTTGTGATGTTTCCTAATAAAAAGAAGTTTCTTTTGTCAGAATTAGTAAGTATCACCGTCTTATCGATTATCTTTACTTTAATCATTCTGATTGCCTATACAAGTGCTTTGAATCAATTGATTAGACAGCGTCAGATTTCAGAAATCAAAACAGATTTCATTAATAATATGACGCATGAGTTTAAAACACCTATTGCTACGATTAACCTAGCCTTAGATGCGATAAAGAATCCGAAAATTATTGAAGACAAAGAAAAGGTCTTTAAGTATTTACAGATGATTCGGGATGAAAATAAGCGAATGCATGCTCAAGTTGAGAATGTCTTGCGTATTTCGAAATTAGAGAAAAAAGAACTAGATATTGAAAAGGAATCTACTAATATTGAAGAAATTATAGAAGATGCAATCGAGCATGTTAGCTTAATTTTGGAAGATAGAAAAGGAACCATAACCAGTCATTTTGAAGCGAGTCGTAGTTGTGTCTTGGTTAATGAAGGACATTTTACAAACGTCATCGTTAACATATTAGAAAATGCTATTAAATATTCGCCAGAGCCACCAGAGATAGATATTTTTACAGAAAATATTAAAGATATGATTTTGATAAAAGTACAGGATAAAGGACTTGGAATGAGTAAGGTAGCTCAAAAAAGAGTTTTTGAAAAGTTTTACAGAGAACATACTGGTGATATTCACAATGTAAAAGGGCACGGTCTTGGATTGGCATATGTAAAACGAATTGTTGAAGACCATAATGGTCAAGTTTATGTAGAAAGTGAAAAGGGAAAAGGAAGTACCTTTATAATAAAAATACCCCTAATTAATTAA
- the coaE gene encoding dephospho-CoA kinase (Dephospho-CoA kinase (CoaE) performs the final step in coenzyme A biosynthesis.), translating to MTKTIGLTGGIGSGKTTIATYFQSKGLPIYIADDEARKIMQSEAVIQAIKNTFGQTIFENDILVRQKLAEIVFNDAEKLKQLNAIIHPAVKAHFKEWLAEKKDFPYVIYEAAILFESGSYKNFDIIISVLAPLEIRIERVMKRDKSSREHILKRMEAQWTDEERISKSDYVIENSDLDEAKRKIDEILKILKIKQKES from the coding sequence ATGACGAAAACGATTGGATTAACAGGAGGTATTGGAAGTGGCAAGACAACAATAGCTACTTATTTTCAGTCAAAAGGGCTACCTATATATATAGCTGATGATGAAGCACGTAAAATCATGCAATCAGAGGCTGTGATTCAAGCTATAAAAAATACCTTCGGACAAACTATTTTTGAAAACGATATTTTAGTTCGCCAAAAATTAGCTGAAATTGTGTTTAACGATGCCGAAAAATTAAAACAGCTAAATGCTATTATTCATCCAGCTGTTAAAGCACATTTTAAAGAATGGTTGGCTGAAAAAAAAGACTTCCCCTATGTGATTTATGAAGCCGCAATTTTATTTGAAAGCGGTTCGTATAAAAATTTCGATATAATAATCAGTGTACTAGCTCCGTTAGAGATTAGAATAGAGCGAGTTATGAAACGTGATAAGAGTTCACGCGAACACATTTTAAAGCGTATGGAAGCGCAATGGACTGATGAAGAACGAATTTCAAAAAGTGATTATGTTATCGAGAACTCTGATTTAGATGAAGCTAAAAGAAAAATAGATGAAATTCTTAAAATTTTGAAGATTAAACAAAAAGAATCTTAA
- a CDS encoding glycosyltransferase, which produces MLFSLIIPVYNRPDEVEELLESLVQTTYKSPFEIVLVEDGSTLRCEEVVSKFTNQLSISYYYKENSGPGDSRNYGMQKAKGDYFIIFDSDCIIPKQYLDEVAAELQSNYVDCFGGPDAALDSFSDIQKAINFTMTSFLTTGGIRGGSEKIGKFQPRSFNMGLSRKAFEASNGFGNIHPGEDPDLSIRLWELGFETRLFTKAFVYHKRRIDWDKFTIQVSKFGKARPILNSWYPKYNKLTFFFPSLFIIGFFIAVFMLIFANDFLLKLYFVYFLILFVASTIKNKNPKIGYLSVVAAWKQFYGYGLGFMESYIKVIVLKQKPETAFPELFFKK; this is translated from the coding sequence ATGTTGTTTTCTTTGATAATTCCGGTTTATAACCGTCCAGACGAAGTAGAAGAACTTTTAGAAAGTTTAGTGCAAACTACTTATAAGTCACCTTTTGAAATTGTTTTGGTAGAGGATGGTTCTACGCTTCGTTGTGAGGAGGTAGTGAGTAAATTCACCAACCAATTATCTATTTCGTATTACTACAAGGAAAATTCAGGACCTGGAGATTCTAGAAATTACGGAATGCAAAAGGCCAAAGGAGATTATTTTATCATTTTTGATTCGGATTGTATTATTCCTAAACAATACTTAGATGAAGTAGCAGCCGAATTACAATCGAATTATGTAGACTGTTTTGGTGGTCCTGATGCGGCACTGGATAGTTTTTCGGATATCCAAAAAGCCATTAATTTTACGATGACCTCTTTCTTAACTACTGGTGGAATCCGTGGTGGCTCAGAGAAGATTGGAAAATTTCAACCCCGTAGTTTCAATATGGGCTTGTCACGCAAAGCTTTTGAAGCTTCGAATGGTTTTGGAAATATTCACCCAGGTGAAGACCCAGATTTGTCAATTCGTTTATGGGAATTAGGTTTCGAAACCCGACTTTTTACAAAAGCCTTTGTCTATCATAAACGTCGTATTGATTGGGATAAATTCACTATTCAGGTGAGTAAATTTGGGAAAGCCCGACCTATATTGAATAGTTGGTATCCTAAATATAATAAGCTTACTTTCTTTTTTCCGTCATTATTTATCATCGGTTTTTTTATAGCCGTTTTTATGTTGATTTTTGCGAATGACTTTTTGTTGAAATTGTATTTTGTGTACTTTTTGATTTTGTTTGTAGCGTCAACAATAAAAAATAAAAATCCTAAAATTGGGTATTTATCAGTAGTAGCTGCTTGGAAACAATTTTACGGTTACGGACTAGGGTTTATGGAGTCCTATATTAAGGTGATTGTATTAAAACAAAAACCAGAAACTGCTTTCCCGGAATTATTCTTTAAAAAGTAA